A genome region from Pseudomonas pergaminensis includes the following:
- the tolA gene encoding cell envelope integrity protein TolA codes for MQQQREPSASESYFWPSVWAIALHVLVFGMLFVSFAMTPDLPPAKPIVQATLYQLKSKSQATTQTNQKIAGEAQKSAARQTEVEQMEQKKVEQEAVKAAAEQKKEEAAQKAEESKKADEAKKADEAKKADEAKKAEKAAEAKKAEEKQLADIAKKKSEEEAKKAAEEEAKKKAAEDAKKKIVEDAKKKAAEDAKKKAEADEAKKKVADDAKKKAAADAQKKKAQEAARKSAEEKKAQALADLLSDTPQRQQALADERGDEVAGSFDDLIRARAAEGWTRPPSARKGMTVVLQIGMLPDGTVTSVSVSKSSGDGSFDSSAVAAVKNIGRLTEMQGMKPSDFAPYRSFKMTFTPEDLAL; via the coding sequence ATGCAGCAACAGCGAGAGCCGTCCGCCTCGGAAAGCTACTTCTGGCCTAGCGTCTGGGCAATTGCCCTGCACGTCCTGGTGTTTGGCATGCTGTTCGTCAGCTTTGCCATGACCCCGGACCTGCCGCCAGCCAAGCCGATCGTGCAGGCGACCCTGTATCAGCTGAAATCGAAAAGTCAGGCCACCACCCAGACCAATCAGAAGATTGCGGGTGAGGCCCAGAAGTCGGCTGCGCGCCAGACTGAAGTCGAGCAGATGGAACAGAAGAAGGTCGAGCAGGAAGCGGTGAAGGCTGCTGCGGAACAAAAGAAAGAAGAGGCGGCTCAAAAGGCCGAGGAATCGAAAAAGGCTGACGAAGCCAAGAAGGCTGACGAGGCGAAAAAGGCTGATGAAGCCAAGAAAGCCGAGAAAGCTGCCGAAGCGAAAAAGGCCGAAGAGAAACAATTGGCTGATATAGCCAAGAAGAAGTCTGAAGAAGAAGCCAAAAAAGCGGCTGAAGAAGAGGCCAAGAAAAAGGCTGCTGAAGACGCCAAGAAGAAAATAGTCGAAGACGCGAAGAAAAAAGCCGCCGAAGACGCCAAGAAAAAAGCTGAAGCAGACGAGGCGAAGAAAAAAGTCGCCGACGACGCGAAGAAGAAAGCTGCCGCCGACGCCCAGAAGAAAAAGGCCCAGGAAGCAGCGCGCAAATCCGCCGAAGAGAAAAAGGCCCAGGCCTTGGCAGATTTGCTCTCCGACACGCCGCAGCGTCAGCAAGCCTTGGCCGATGAGCGTGGTGATGAAGTCGCGGGCAGTTTCGACGACCTGATTCGAGCGCGGGCAGCAGAAGGCTGGACACGTCCACCTTCGGCGCGCAAAGGCATGACAGTAGTGCTGCAGATCGGCATGTTGCCGGACGGTACGGTGACTTCGGTCAGCGTGTCCAAGTCCAGTGGTGACGGTTCGTTCGACAGTTCGGCGGTTGCCGCGGTCAAGAACATTGGCCGGTTGACCGAGATGCAGGGAATGAAACCAAGCGACTTCGCTCCCTATCGTTCATTCAAGATGACATTCACACCTGAGGATCTAGCCTTGTGA
- the tolR gene encoding protein TolR, whose translation MTRARTKRKPVAEMNVVPYIDVMLVLLVIFMVTAPMLNQGVKVDLPKVSSEALPQDNNTQVLTISIKSDKTYYWNLGSEVDTQKQQDKALTLPAMTDAVTKIIRSGNEGGKHTQVFIRGDKAVDYGSVMGAMGGLQKAGVGNVGLITEAP comes from the coding sequence ATCACTCGAGCTCGAACCAAGCGCAAGCCGGTCGCCGAGATGAACGTAGTGCCTTACATCGACGTGATGCTGGTGCTGCTGGTTATCTTCATGGTGACCGCGCCGATGCTCAACCAGGGTGTGAAGGTTGATCTGCCCAAGGTTTCCAGCGAAGCCTTGCCCCAGGACAACAACACCCAGGTGCTGACCATTTCGATCAAGTCCGACAAGACCTATTACTGGAACCTTGGCAGCGAAGTCGACACTCAGAAGCAGCAGGACAAGGCCCTGACCTTGCCGGCGATGACCGACGCGGTGACCAAGATCATTCGTTCCGGCAACGAAGGCGGCAAGCACACCCAGGTGTTCATCCGCGGTGACAAGGCGGTCGACTACGGCTCCGTCATGGGTGCCATGGGCGGGCTGCAGAAGGCCGGCGTGGGTAACGTTGGCTTGATTACCGAGGCGCCCTGA
- the pal gene encoding peptidoglycan-associated lipoprotein Pal, whose product MEMLKFGKFAALALALSVAVGCSSKGGDNAGEGAAVDPNAGYGANTGAVDGSLSEEAALRAITTFYFEYDSSDLKPEAMRALDVHAKDLKANGARVVLEGNTDERGTREYNMALGERRAKAVQRYLVLQGVAPGQLELVSYGKERPVATGHDEQSWAQNRRVELRK is encoded by the coding sequence ATGGAAATGCTGAAGTTTGGTAAGTTTGCTGCTCTGGCTCTGGCTCTGTCCGTAGCCGTTGGTTGCTCGTCTAAAGGCGGCGACAATGCCGGTGAAGGCGCAGCTGTTGATCCAAACGCTGGTTACGGCGCTAACACTGGTGCGGTTGACGGCTCCCTGAGCGAAGAAGCTGCTCTGCGCGCTATCACCACTTTCTACTTCGAATACGACAGTTCGGACCTGAAACCAGAAGCCATGCGCGCTCTGGACGTTCACGCGAAGGACCTGAAAGCTAACGGCGCTCGCGTTGTTCTGGAAGGTAACACCGACGAACGTGGTACTCGTGAGTACAACATGGCACTGGGCGAGCGTCGTGCGAAAGCCGTTCAGCGCTACCTGGTACTGCAAGGTGTTGCTCCAGGCCAACTGGAACTGGTTTCCTACGGTAAAGAGCGTCCAGTTGCTACTGGCCACGACGAGCAGTCCTGGGCTCAAAACCGTCGCGTCGAACTGCGTAAGTAA
- the ruvC gene encoding crossover junction endodeoxyribonuclease RuvC produces the protein MTLILGIDPGSRITGFGVVQQTPRGCVYVASGCIRTGAGELAERLQIVYRGVREVIQTYGPVTMGIEKVFMAKNADSALKLGQARGAAIVAGAEEGMEIAEYTATQVKQAVVGTGAANKEQVQMMVMHMLKLTSKPQIDASDALAIAICHAHTRSSLLPHGLGTARSRGGRLRL, from the coding sequence ATGACTTTAATCCTAGGTATCGACCCCGGTTCGCGCATCACCGGTTTTGGCGTGGTGCAACAGACCCCGCGCGGCTGTGTCTATGTCGCGTCGGGCTGCATCCGCACCGGTGCGGGCGAGTTGGCCGAGCGCCTGCAGATCGTCTATCGCGGCGTGCGTGAAGTGATCCAGACCTACGGGCCGGTCACCATGGGCATCGAAAAAGTGTTCATGGCCAAGAACGCCGACTCAGCCCTCAAGCTCGGCCAGGCCCGTGGCGCCGCCATCGTTGCCGGCGCCGAGGAGGGCATGGAAATCGCCGAATACACCGCCACCCAGGTCAAACAGGCCGTGGTCGGCACCGGCGCGGCGAACAAAGAGCAGGTGCAGATGATGGTCATGCACATGCTCAAGCTCACGTCAAAACCGCAGATCGACGCCTCCGACGCCCTGGCTATCGCCATTTGCCATGCGCACACTCGCTCAAGCTTGCTGCCTCATGGCCTGGGCACGGCACGCAGTCGTGGCGGGCGCCTGCGTCTCTGA
- the tolB gene encoding Tol-Pal system beta propeller repeat protein TolB, giving the protein MLVVICCMAGIAAADEKNILVTSGSDRATPIAVVPFGWQGGSVLPDDMAQIVSDDLRNSGYYAPIPKGNMISQPNQASEVVFRDWKAVGAQYLMVGNITPAGGRLQITYTLFNVATEQQVLTGSVSGTAEQIRDMAHYISDQSFEKLTGIKGAFSTRLLYVTAERFSVDNTRYTLQRSDYDGARAVTLLQSREPILSPRFAPDGKRIAYVSFEQKRPRIFVQHIDTGRREQITNFEGLNGAPAWSPDGSRLAFVLSKDGNPDIYVMNMASRQITRATSGPGINTEPFWGKDGSTIYFTSDRGGKPQVYKANVNGGGAERVTFIGNYNANPKLSADEKTLVMIHRQDGFTNFRVAAQDLQRGTVKILTDTNLDESATVAPNGTMVIYATRQQGRGVLMLVSINGRVRLPLPTAQGEVREPSWSPYLN; this is encoded by the coding sequence ATGCTTGTCGTTATTTGCTGTATGGCAGGGATAGCGGCGGCGGATGAAAAGAACATCCTGGTTACCAGCGGTAGCGATCGGGCCACCCCGATCGCCGTAGTACCGTTCGGTTGGCAGGGCGGCAGCGTGCTGCCGGACGACATGGCCCAGATCGTCAGCGACGACCTGCGCAATTCCGGTTACTACGCACCGATTCCGAAAGGCAATATGATCAGCCAGCCAAACCAGGCCAGCGAAGTCGTGTTCCGTGACTGGAAAGCCGTCGGTGCGCAGTACCTGATGGTCGGCAACATCACGCCGGCCGGCGGTCGCCTGCAAATCACCTACACCTTGTTCAACGTGGCAACCGAGCAGCAGGTCTTGACCGGCAGCGTCTCGGGCACTGCCGAGCAGATCCGCGACATGGCCCACTACATCTCGGACCAGTCGTTTGAAAAGCTCACCGGTATCAAGGGTGCGTTCTCGACGCGTCTGCTTTACGTAACGGCTGAGCGTTTCTCTGTAGACAACACTCGTTACACTTTGCAGCGCTCGGACTACGACGGTGCACGGGCTGTGACCTTGCTCCAATCCCGTGAGCCAATCCTGTCGCCGCGCTTCGCGCCGGACGGCAAGCGTATTGCCTACGTGTCCTTCGAGCAGAAGCGTCCGCGTATCTTCGTCCAGCACATCGATACTGGCCGTCGTGAGCAGATCACCAACTTCGAAGGCCTCAATGGCGCACCGGCCTGGTCGCCGGATGGTTCGCGCCTGGCGTTCGTGCTCTCGAAGGATGGCAACCCGGACATCTACGTGATGAACATGGCTTCGCGCCAGATCACTCGCGCAACCAGCGGCCCGGGTATCAATACCGAACCGTTCTGGGGCAAGGACGGTTCGACGATCTACTTCACCTCTGACCGCGGCGGCAAGCCACAGGTCTACAAGGCGAACGTGAATGGTGGTGGGGCAGAGCGTGTTACTTTTATCGGTAACTACAACGCCAACCCTAAGCTTTCGGCCGATGAAAAGACGTTGGTGATGATTCACCGTCAGGATGGTTTCACTAATTTCCGGGTTGCGGCCCAGGATTTGCAGCGCGGAACCGTAAAAATCCTCACAGATACCAACCTTGATGAGTCAGCCACTGTTGCGCCCAACGGCACCATGGTAATCTACGCCACCCGCCAGCAGGGCCGGGGAGTCTTGATGCTCGTGTCCATAAATGGACGCGTAAGGCTCCCACTTCCTACCGCACAAGGCGAAGTCAGAGAACCATCCTGGTCCCCTTACCTGAACTGA
- the tolQ gene encoding protein TolQ, giving the protein MEPTVVDHSSMWSLVSNASVVVQLVMLTLVAASVTSWVMIFQRSNLLRAGRRALESFEERFWSGIDLSKLYRQAGSNPDPDSGVEQIFRAGFKEFSRLRQQPGVDPEAVMEGVARAMRVAISREEEKLEQSLPFLATVGSVSPYIGLFGTVWGIMNSFRGLAQAQQATLATVAPGIAEALIATAIGLFAAIPAVIAYNRFAARGENLIGRYYTFADEFQAILHRKVHTSEE; this is encoded by the coding sequence GTGGAACCTACCGTCGTCGACCATTCCTCCATGTGGAGCCTGGTCAGCAATGCCAGTGTTGTGGTTCAACTGGTCATGCTGACCCTGGTAGCCGCATCGGTTACCTCTTGGGTCATGATTTTTCAGCGCAGCAACCTGCTGCGTGCCGGTCGACGTGCCTTGGAGAGCTTTGAAGAGCGCTTCTGGTCGGGTATCGACCTGTCCAAGCTGTACCGCCAGGCCGGCAGCAATCCGGACCCGGATTCGGGCGTCGAGCAGATCTTCCGCGCCGGCTTCAAGGAATTCTCCCGCCTGCGCCAGCAGCCAGGCGTTGACCCGGAAGCGGTCATGGAAGGCGTGGCCCGTGCCATGCGCGTGGCCATTTCCCGCGAAGAAGAAAAGCTTGAGCAAAGCTTGCCGTTCCTCGCCACCGTTGGTTCCGTGAGCCCGTACATCGGTCTGTTCGGTACTGTGTGGGGGATCATGAACTCCTTCCGTGGCCTGGCCCAGGCGCAGCAAGCGACCCTGGCCACCGTAGCCCCGGGTATCGCCGAAGCCCTGATCGCCACCGCGATTGGCCTGTTCGCTGCTATCCCCGCAGTAATTGCCTACAACCGTTTTGCCGCCCGCGGCGAAAACCTGATTGGCCGTTACTACACCTTCGCCGATGAATTCCAGGCGATCCTGCACCGTAAAGTGCACACCAGCGAAGAATAA
- a CDS encoding OmpP1/FadL family transporter: MNNKTLKGALALAVSLASTQLLAGGFALNEQSISSMGTGYAGRSSSAEDASTVFGNPAGMSRLKQNEVSLGATYLDAKTNIKDASSSQFGANNPGTNKGDMVPGIAVPMGYLVTPIDEHWAFGLGIYAPFGLVTDYEHSFQGNGFGTKSKVSVITVQPTVSYAFNDKISVGFGPTFNRISGELDSNVPLGGGAGESVKVKGDDNATGFNAGILVQPLDNTRIGVTYHSQVVYHLSGKTHASGLISDAFDGGPQKYDASLDVTTPSSVDFSVTHQLNDDWTLYLGSTYTRWSQLKKITINNDGVSDLTAQFGGLGSITEQQHWHDTWSHAIGAAYRVNKELVLRTGFSVDQTPTNNTDRSVRIPTGDRTVFSLGAGWTPVDNLTFDVAYSYLKEEPIKVRQNLSQVGLTYDAKYENSANGFGGSVTYRF; this comes from the coding sequence ATGAATAACAAAACTCTTAAAGGCGCCTTGGCGCTCGCCGTTTCCCTTGCCTCAACCCAACTGCTTGCCGGTGGTTTCGCGCTCAATGAACAAAGCATCAGTTCAATGGGCACGGGCTACGCGGGTCGCTCCTCCTCGGCCGAAGACGCCAGTACAGTGTTCGGCAACCCCGCCGGCATGTCGCGCCTGAAGCAGAATGAAGTCAGCCTCGGCGCGACTTACCTCGACGCCAAAACCAACATCAAGGACGCCAGTTCCTCGCAGTTCGGTGCCAACAACCCAGGCACTAACAAGGGCGACATGGTGCCCGGCATTGCCGTGCCGATGGGCTACCTGGTCACGCCCATCGATGAGCACTGGGCGTTCGGCCTGGGCATCTACGCGCCGTTCGGCTTGGTGACCGACTATGAGCACAGCTTCCAGGGCAATGGCTTTGGCACCAAGAGCAAGGTGTCGGTCATCACCGTGCAGCCCACCGTCAGCTACGCGTTCAACGACAAGATTTCGGTAGGCTTTGGCCCGACCTTTAACCGCATCAGCGGCGAGCTGGATTCCAATGTGCCACTGGGTGGCGGCGCTGGCGAAAGCGTGAAAGTCAAAGGTGATGACAACGCCACCGGGTTCAACGCCGGTATTCTCGTGCAACCCCTCGACAACACGCGCATTGGCGTGACCTACCACTCGCAGGTGGTGTACCACCTCAGCGGCAAGACCCATGCGTCCGGCTTGATTTCCGATGCATTCGACGGCGGGCCGCAGAAGTATGACGCCAGCCTGGACGTGACCACGCCTTCGTCCGTGGATTTCTCGGTCACCCATCAATTGAATGACGATTGGACCCTCTACCTTGGCAGCACCTACACGCGTTGGAGCCAGTTGAAGAAGATCACCATCAACAACGACGGTGTCTCCGACCTCACCGCTCAATTCGGCGGCTTGGGCTCGATCACCGAGCAACAGCACTGGCATGACACCTGGTCCCACGCCATCGGCGCGGCGTACCGGGTCAACAAAGAGCTGGTGCTGCGCACCGGTTTCTCGGTGGACCAGACGCCGACCAACAACACCGACCGCTCCGTGCGGATTCCTACGGGTGACCGCACGGTGTTCAGCCTGGGCGCCGGCTGGACGCCCGTCGACAACCTGACCTTCGACGTGGCGTATTCCTACCTCAAGGAAGAACCGATCAAGGTGCGGCAGAACCTTTCCCAGGTTGGCCTGACCTATGATGCCAAATATGAAAACAGCGCCAATGGCTTTGGTGGGTCGGTGACTTACCGCTTCTGA
- the queE gene encoding 7-carboxy-7-deazaguanine synthase QueE translates to MQDTLRITEVFYSLQGETRTAGLPTVFVRLTGCPLRCQYCDSAYAFSGGTVRTLDDILEQVAGYKPRYVCVTGGEPLAQPNAIPLLKQLCDAGYEVSLETSGALDISAVDPRVSRVVDLKTPGSKEAHRNRYENIELLTTNDQVKFVICSRDDYDWANSKLIQYGLDRRAGEVLFSPSHHDLNARDLADWVVADNLPVRLQLQLHKYLWNDEPGR, encoded by the coding sequence ATGCAAGACACATTACGTATTACCGAAGTTTTTTACTCGTTGCAGGGTGAAACGCGGACGGCTGGCCTGCCCACAGTATTTGTGCGCCTGACCGGTTGCCCTTTGCGTTGCCAATACTGTGACAGCGCCTACGCCTTCAGTGGCGGCACGGTGCGCACTCTTGATGACATCTTGGAGCAGGTTGCCGGCTACAAGCCGCGCTACGTCTGCGTGACCGGCGGTGAGCCGCTCGCCCAGCCCAATGCCATCCCATTGCTTAAACAACTGTGTGACGCCGGCTATGAGGTTTCCCTGGAGACCAGTGGCGCCCTGGACATCTCAGCGGTCGATCCCCGTGTAAGTCGTGTGGTCGACCTCAAGACCCCAGGCTCCAAGGAAGCGCACCGTAATCGCTACGAGAACATCGAGCTGCTGACGACCAATGACCAGGTCAAGTTTGTTATCTGTTCGCGCGATGACTACGACTGGGCGAATTCCAAGTTGATTCAATACGGGTTGGACCGTCGCGCAGGTGAAGTACTGTTTTCACCCAGCCATCATGACCTGAATGCCCGTGACCTCGCCGATTGGGTGGTCGCGGACAACCTACCGGTGCGCCTGCAATTGCAGCTGCATAAATACCTTTGGAACGACGAGCCAGGACGCTGA
- the ruvA gene encoding Holliday junction branch migration protein RuvA, with translation MIGRLRGTLAEKQPPHLILDVNGLGYELEVPMTTLYRLPSVGEPITLHTHLVVREDAQLLYGFIGKRDRDFFRELIRLNGVGPKLALALMSSLEVDELVRAVSAQDTSALTKVPGVGKKTAERLLVELKDRFKAWEVVPSMFALVPNQPDMPAGQVASAESDAVSALISLGYKPQEASKAVSAIKDKNLSSEDMIRRALKGMI, from the coding sequence GTGATTGGACGCTTGCGCGGCACCCTGGCTGAGAAACAGCCGCCGCACCTGATTCTGGATGTAAATGGGTTGGGGTATGAGCTGGAAGTGCCCATGACCACCCTGTATCGCTTGCCGTCGGTCGGTGAGCCGATAACGCTGCACACACATTTGGTGGTGCGCGAAGACGCGCAACTACTCTATGGTTTCATTGGCAAGCGCGACCGCGACTTCTTCCGCGAGCTGATCCGCCTCAATGGGGTCGGCCCGAAACTGGCCCTGGCCCTGATGTCGAGCCTGGAAGTGGATGAGCTGGTGCGTGCCGTCTCGGCCCAGGACACCTCGGCGCTGACCAAGGTGCCGGGCGTCGGCAAGAAGACCGCCGAGCGCCTGTTGGTGGAGCTCAAGGACCGCTTCAAGGCCTGGGAAGTCGTACCGAGCATGTTTGCTCTGGTGCCGAACCAGCCGGACATGCCGGCCGGCCAGGTCGCCAGTGCCGAAAGCGATGCGGTCAGCGCGCTGATTTCCCTGGGCTACAAGCCGCAGGAAGCCAGCAAGGCCGTATCGGCCATCAAGGACAAGAACCTGAGCAGTGAAGACATGATCCGCCGCGCCCTGAAGGGAATGATTTAA
- the queC gene encoding 7-cyano-7-deazaguanine synthase QueC: protein MDQKRAVILLSGGLDSATVVAMAQAQGYSCYTMSFDYGQRHRAELNAAARVARDMGVVEHKVIGLNLNGIGGSALTDSSIDVPETPGEGIPVTYVPARNTVFLSLALGWAEVLNARDIFIGVNAVDYSGYPDCRPEFVESFERMANLATKAGVEGQGFRILAPLQNLSKADIVKAGVGLGVDYSLTVSCYQADDDGRACGKCDSCRLRAEGFQAAGITDPTRYF, encoded by the coding sequence ATGGATCAAAAACGCGCGGTAATCCTGCTGTCTGGCGGTCTCGACTCCGCCACGGTGGTTGCCATGGCGCAGGCGCAAGGCTATAGCTGCTACACCATGAGCTTCGACTACGGCCAGCGTCATCGCGCCGAACTGAACGCGGCTGCCCGCGTCGCCCGTGACATGGGGGTGGTCGAACACAAGGTGATCGGCCTGAACCTCAATGGTATTGGCGGCTCCGCCCTGACCGACAGCAGCATCGACGTGCCGGAAACCCCCGGCGAAGGCATCCCGGTGACTTACGTGCCAGCGCGTAACACGGTGTTCCTGTCCCTCGCCCTTGGCTGGGCAGAAGTGCTCAACGCCCGCGATATCTTTATCGGCGTCAACGCGGTGGATTATTCCGGCTACCCGGACTGCCGCCCAGAGTTCGTCGAGTCGTTCGAGCGCATGGCCAACCTGGCGACCAAGGCCGGTGTAGAAGGGCAGGGCTTCCGTATCCTGGCGCCGCTGCAAAACCTCAGCAAGGCCGATATCGTCAAGGCGGGCGTAGGACTTGGCGTCGATTATTCGCTGACTGTTTCCTGCTATCAGGCAGACGATGACGGCCGTGCTTGTGGGAAATGCGACAGCTGCCGACTGCGTGCAGAAGGCTTCCAAGCCGCCGGAATTACTGACCCAACGCGTTATTTCTGA
- the ybgC gene encoding tol-pal system-associated acyl-CoA thioesterase yields MRAQNGDQSFAHRCRVYYEDTDAGGIVYYVNYLKFMERARTERLRELGFAQSQLAGEDLLFVVHSSEARYHAPARLDDELLVSAEVIELNRVSLRFKQQVRRATDATLLCEGQFLVACVRTNSLKPRAIPEALRAAFADVSGAGKQSKQEI; encoded by the coding sequence ATGCGCGCGCAAAACGGGGATCAGTCGTTCGCACATCGCTGTCGCGTTTATTACGAGGACACCGATGCCGGCGGCATCGTGTATTACGTCAACTACCTCAAGTTCATGGAGCGGGCTCGAACCGAGCGGCTACGGGAGCTGGGCTTTGCCCAATCCCAGCTGGCAGGGGAGGACCTGTTATTCGTCGTGCATTCCAGCGAGGCGCGGTATCACGCGCCGGCGCGATTGGACGACGAATTGTTGGTAAGCGCTGAAGTAATCGAATTGAACCGTGTCAGCCTGCGTTTCAAGCAGCAGGTCAGGCGGGCAACGGATGCAACGCTGCTCTGTGAGGGGCAGTTCCTGGTGGCCTGTGTGCGCACCAATAGTTTGAAACCCCGGGCCATTCCCGAAGCTCTACGTGCGGCCTTTGCCGATGTAAGCGGCGCGGGTAAACAATCAAAGCAGGAGATTTAG
- the ruvB gene encoding Holliday junction branch migration DNA helicase RuvB, whose amino-acid sequence MIEADRLIAATGPRDREEVQDRAIRPLSLAEYIGQPTVREQMELFIQAARGRSESLDHTLIFGPPGLGKTTLANIIAQEMGVSIKSTSGPVLERPGDLAALLTNLEPHDVLFIDEIHRLSPIVEEVLYPAMEDFQLDIMIGEGPAARSIKLDLPPFTLVGATTRAGMLTNPLRDRFGIVQRLEFYSTADLATIVSRSASILGLPLDPEGAFEIARRARGTPRIANRLLRRVRDFAEVRAKGHITKAVADLALNLLDVDEHGFDHQDRRLLLTMIEKFDGGPVGVDSLAAAISEERHTIEDVLEPYLIQQGYIMRTPRGRVVTRHAYLHFGLNIPSRLGEMPVVDEFLDAVDD is encoded by the coding sequence GTGATTGAAGCTGATCGTCTGATTGCAGCCACCGGCCCACGCGACCGTGAAGAGGTCCAGGACCGCGCCATCCGCCCCCTGAGCCTCGCCGAATACATCGGCCAGCCCACCGTGCGCGAGCAGATGGAGTTGTTCATCCAGGCTGCGCGCGGGCGCAGTGAGTCTTTGGATCACACACTGATCTTCGGCCCGCCGGGCCTGGGCAAGACCACCCTGGCCAACATCATTGCCCAGGAAATGGGCGTGTCGATCAAGTCCACCTCCGGCCCGGTGCTGGAGCGTCCGGGGGATCTGGCGGCGTTGCTGACCAACCTCGAGCCCCATGACGTGCTGTTTATCGACGAGATCCACCGGCTCTCGCCGATCGTCGAGGAAGTGCTGTACCCGGCCATGGAAGACTTCCAGCTCGACATCATGATCGGCGAAGGCCCGGCGGCCCGCTCGATCAAGCTCGATCTGCCGCCATTCACGCTGGTCGGCGCCACGACCCGTGCAGGCATGCTGACCAACCCGCTGCGAGACCGTTTCGGCATTGTTCAACGTCTAGAGTTCTATAGCACGGCCGACCTGGCGACCATTGTCAGCCGTTCGGCAAGCATCCTCGGCTTGCCCCTGGACCCGGAAGGCGCCTTTGAAATTGCCCGTCGGGCCCGTGGCACGCCACGGATTGCCAACCGCTTGCTGCGCCGTGTGCGCGATTTTGCCGAAGTGCGGGCCAAGGGGCATATCACCAAGGCCGTGGCCGACCTGGCCTTGAACCTGCTGGATGTGGACGAGCACGGCTTCGATCACCAGGATCGACGTCTACTCTTGACCATGATCGAAAAGTTCGACGGTGGCCCTGTGGGTGTCGATAGCCTGGCGGCGGCCATCAGTGAGGAGCGCCACACCATTGAGGATGTGCTGGAGCCGTACCTGATCCAGCAGGGCTACATCATGCGCACGCCACGGGGGCGGGTGGTAACGCGCCACGCCTATCTGCACTTCGGGTTAAACATTCCGTCACGATTGGGCGAGATGCCCGTGGTAGACGAATTCCTCGATGCAGTGGACGATTAA
- the ybgF gene encoding tol-pal system protein YbgF, which translates to MRTCRRALTVLALSLAPLAVWAAVPVEDSNSGYNNSGSSYPPAGYGTNGAYAGGAATSAPSAQGELFNQLQRMQDQLAQQQGTIEVLQNQVNQLKQEGLERYQDLDRRIGAGVQPAATPDNSSAGGAPSAAAGGAAAGAAASQAPAASSEPGDPAKEKLYYDAAFDLIKAKDFDKASQAFTAFLRKYPNSQYAGNAQYWLGEVNLAKGDLQGAGQAFAKVSQLYPKHAKVPDSLYKLADVERRLGHTDKVKGILQQVVAQYPGTSAAQLAQRDLQRL; encoded by the coding sequence ATGCGAACGTGCCGTCGTGCTCTAACTGTATTGGCTCTCAGCCTCGCACCGCTTGCGGTGTGGGCTGCGGTTCCTGTGGAAGATAGCAACTCTGGCTATAACAATAGCGGGAGCAGTTATCCGCCAGCAGGTTATGGCACGAACGGCGCCTATGCGGGGGGAGCGGCTACGTCCGCTCCCTCGGCACAGGGCGAACTGTTCAACCAGCTGCAACGCATGCAGGATCAATTGGCGCAGCAACAAGGCACCATTGAAGTACTGCAGAACCAAGTGAACCAGCTGAAGCAAGAAGGCCTGGAGCGTTACCAGGATCTTGATCGACGCATTGGAGCCGGCGTTCAACCTGCCGCAACTCCTGATAATTCTTCTGCCGGTGGCGCGCCAAGCGCTGCTGCCGGTGGTGCAGCAGCAGGGGCGGCTGCCAGCCAAGCCCCTGCCGCGAGCAGCGAACCGGGTGATCCGGCGAAGGAGAAGCTGTATTACGATGCAGCCTTCGACCTGATCAAAGCCAAGGATTTCGATAAGGCCAGCCAGGCATTTACCGCATTCCTGCGTAAATACCCGAACAGCCAGTATGCGGGCAACGCCCAATACTGGTTGGGTGAAGTCAACCTGGCCAAGGGTGATCTACAGGGCGCGGGCCAGGCATTTGCCAAGGTCAGCCAGCTGTACCCCAAGCACGCCAAGGTGCCGGATTCGCTGTATAAACTCGCTGACGTAGAACGCCGCCTGGGTCATACCGACAAGGTCAAAGGCATTCTGCAGCAGGTGGTGGCCCAGTATCCTGGGACTTCCGCTGCCCAGTTGGCCCAGCGGGACCTGCAACGCTTGTAG